Proteins from one Pseudomonadota bacterium genomic window:
- a CDS encoding tetratricopeptide repeat protein yields the protein MIFIGRNRLMMHNRNRWCMAGLIFLTFLFCLSILSGCSKNPEQKKADHLQRALEYVKAEKYKEARIEYLNVVQIDPKDARVHYQLGEVYLKLQQPKQAVREFYNAVTLDPEMAEANLKLAGFYLLAGKYDESMKKVQLVLAKEANNIEALMILGHLHARNRALEEAEKAYQQALNQGPDRVNTHIILGNFYGQQKKFELAFVHLKKAVSLDTEGMNASLALARMYVIAGKKLAAQQLYESLVEKNPGNKGLRMVLVNFYMSQLQNLQKAEATLQDMVSQSPENADAMLMLGDFYQKVGKTDQALSAFKQAVKADAKSEPARLKLAELYLDQKQADLAEPLVQEVLSSNEKNYHARYLRGRLLLGEKKILDATADFRYVVENRPNFAPVHYYLGLAMSADGNLNQAISELEKARELAPGNLNTSYQLARLAYLQRQFDEAFKLIKEVLAAQPKNYRALDLQGKILVAQRNGSGALKVYTKMIVLQPDNPSGYAQRGLLLRLQKKYPQALADYQKALSLNPQLKDVAAEIVAVHMINKQPHQALAFCQTLLEQDPNDAFADNLMGRIYVSTNKLELAKKSFETAIGKNSNLLSSYVYLGGVYQRQGKLAEAEKKYEQVVAVNPKVLSPYMLLGIIREQTKHYQEAMKTYEDALQVNSEFVPAMNNLAWLYAEHGGNIDQALSLAEDAKRLRPDDPRITDTLGWIYYKKNVFGRASVYLREAAEKLGENPVVYYHLGMALAKGGDSAAGARSLEHALSLSSTFDGAEEARKMLKEM from the coding sequence ATGATTTTTATAGGAAGGAATAGACTGATGATGCACAACAGAAATAGATGGTGTATGGCTGGGCTGATTTTTTTAACGTTTCTTTTCTGCTTATCCATTTTGTCAGGGTGCAGTAAAAATCCTGAACAAAAAAAAGCAGATCATCTACAGCGGGCACTGGAGTATGTGAAAGCGGAAAAATATAAAGAGGCCCGAATTGAATACCTGAATGTGGTGCAAATTGACCCCAAAGATGCCAGGGTTCATTATCAACTGGGGGAAGTGTACCTTAAATTACAGCAGCCGAAACAGGCTGTGCGTGAATTTTATAATGCCGTAACCCTTGATCCTGAGATGGCTGAGGCTAATTTGAAACTTGCCGGATTTTACCTGCTGGCAGGGAAATACGATGAGTCCATGAAAAAGGTCCAGCTGGTACTGGCAAAAGAGGCGAATAATATTGAAGCGTTGATGATTCTTGGCCATTTACATGCCCGTAATCGTGCCCTGGAGGAAGCGGAGAAAGCATATCAGCAGGCGTTAAACCAGGGGCCGGATAGGGTGAATACGCATATTATTCTTGGCAATTTTTACGGACAACAAAAGAAGTTTGAGCTGGCATTCGTTCATTTGAAAAAAGCGGTATCCCTTGACACCGAAGGAATGAACGCTTCTTTAGCCCTGGCCCGCATGTATGTTATTGCCGGCAAGAAACTTGCAGCCCAGCAGTTGTATGAATCTCTGGTTGAGAAAAATCCTGGCAATAAAGGCCTGCGGATGGTTCTGGTTAATTTTTACATGTCCCAGTTACAGAATTTACAAAAGGCAGAAGCAACGTTGCAGGATATGGTTTCACAATCTCCTGAAAATGCTGATGCAATGCTGATGCTGGGTGATTTTTACCAGAAAGTGGGTAAAACTGATCAGGCTTTATCAGCCTTTAAACAGGCAGTTAAGGCTGATGCCAAGTCGGAACCGGCCAGACTCAAGCTGGCGGAGTTGTACCTGGATCAGAAACAGGCAGATCTGGCCGAACCGCTGGTGCAGGAAGTATTATCCAGTAATGAGAAAAACTATCATGCCAGATACCTGCGGGGACGGTTGCTGCTTGGTGAAAAGAAGATTCTTGATGCCACTGCTGATTTTCGTTATGTGGTTGAAAATCGGCCAAACTTTGCTCCTGTACATTATTATCTTGGTTTGGCCATGTCTGCTGACGGAAACTTGAATCAGGCAATAAGTGAACTGGAGAAAGCCAGAGAATTGGCTCCCGGTAACCTGAATACCAGTTATCAACTGGCGCGACTTGCCTATTTACAGCGGCAATTTGATGAGGCATTTAAGCTGATTAAAGAAGTTCTGGCTGCCCAGCCCAAAAACTACCGGGCCCTTGATCTGCAGGGGAAAATTCTGGTTGCCCAGCGTAATGGCTCCGGGGCTTTGAAAGTATACACTAAGATGATTGTTTTACAGCCTGACAACCCTAGTGGTTACGCTCAGCGGGGTTTATTGCTGCGACTGCAGAAAAAATATCCCCAGGCGCTGGCCGATTACCAGAAAGCCTTATCGCTCAATCCACAGCTCAAAGATGTTGCGGCTGAAATTGTTGCCGTTCATATGATCAATAAACAGCCGCATCAGGCATTAGCCTTCTGCCAGACGTTACTCGAACAGGATCCCAATGATGCGTTTGCTGACAATCTGATGGGGAGAATATATGTAAGCACTAATAAGTTGGAATTGGCGAAAAAATCTTTTGAAACCGCAATCGGAAAAAATTCCAATCTTCTTTCTTCCTATGTTTATTTAGGTGGTGTATACCAGCGACAGGGAAAACTTGCCGAAGCTGAGAAAAAATATGAGCAGGTTGTTGCCGTAAATCCCAAAGTTCTTTCTCCTTATATGCTGCTTGGAATTATCCGTGAACAGACAAAACATTATCAGGAGGCGATGAAAACCTATGAGGATGCTTTGCAGGTTAATTCTGAGTTTGTGCCGGCAATGAATAACCTGGCCTGGCTCTATGCGGAACATGGTGGTAATATTGATCAGGCTTTATCACTGGCTGAAGATGCTAAACGTCTGCGTCCTGATGATCCCCGGATAACTGATACCCTGGGATGGATTTATTATAAGAAGAATGTCTTTGGCCGGGCTTCTGTCTACCTGCGGGAAGCGGCTGAAAAACTGGGTGAAAATCCGGTGGTATACTATCATTTGGGAATGGCCTTGGCCAAAGGTGGTGACTCGGCAGCTGGAGCTCGCTCACTGGAACATGCACTTTCCTTGTCATCGACATTTGATGGTGCCGAGGAAGCCAGGAAAATGTTAAAAGAGATGTAA
- the dnaE gene encoding DNA polymerase III subunit alpha — MKHSSFVHLHLHTMYSLLDGAIRLEHLMKRASEFKMPAVAITDHGNMFGAVDFYRMAEKYGIKPIIGCEVYVAPGSRHDRRGGKNPDIAHHLVLLAKNQQGYKNLCKLVTLGYFEGFYYRPRIDKELLSLHNEGLIALSACLNGVVAAYLNRGEQQLAEEEVQFYQQLFDNRRFFIELQDNGIADQYKVNEQLIALARKFDLPLVATNDCHYLMAEDARAHEVLLCIQTGKHMDDPSRMQYGTDQLYFKSPEEMAAGFVDYPEAIANTIEIAERCNFKFEFGTYHPPNYAPPDGQSLSAHLEDKSREGFAQRLDKIQRFYGDKWNDELLVKYKERLESELAMINEMGFAGYFLIVADFVNYARRRAIPVGPGRGSAAGSLVAFSLKITDIDPLPYGLLFERFLNPERISMPDVDMDFCIRGREEVIRYVTEKYGSDRVAQIITFGKMQAKGVIRDVGRGLNMPYAEVDKIAKLVPTVLNISLEEALKKEKRLGALRKGSAREQQLLKISLALEGLNRHASIHAAGVVVANNPLVDYLPLYSGQNNEIVTQYDMTNIEKLGLIKFDFLGLKTLTVIDNAVRLIKADGADSFNIDDIPLDDPKTYKLLASGTTTGVFQLESSGMQSLMRRLNPGTFEDIIALVALYRPGPLNSGMIDDFIDRKHGRQKIEYLLPQLEPILKDTYGVIVYQEQVMQISQLLAGYTLGEADILRRAMGKKKAEEMDQQRQRFMDGAKANKINEKKAGEIFDLMAKFAEYGFNKSHSAAYAYIAYQTAYLKAHYPVEFMAALLMEDMQNSDKVIKNISECKEMHIEVLPPDINESGTSFSVVKEGIRFGLAAIKNVGSKAAEEIFRERGDGESFSSIFDFCQRVDLHKVNKRVIEGLIKAGAFDSTGISRAKIAAVMEDAIETGQRVMRDKQQGQLSLFDLGGEDNDTDAEQIYSYPDIEEWDDKLKLANEREALGFYITGHPLQQCIEEMKRCAVAQIGRLSAFQDQSRVRIGGLVAVVREKRTAKGKLMGFITLEDLTGTVDVTLFPDAFQLASPYIDSQEPLIIEGRVEIDDERGKAKVVATAVMSLKEATAKMVSRVVFALNHNLLTVSKLNLFQGILSRCRGDCPGYVTLRKDDCEIVLSLSNDYSVKPSSELMQEVDALFGCSVVDFEA, encoded by the coding sequence ATGAAACACTCATCTTTTGTTCATCTGCATCTCCATACCATGTACAGCCTTCTTGACGGGGCCATTCGCCTGGAACACCTGATGAAGCGGGCCAGCGAGTTTAAAATGCCGGCCGTGGCCATTACCGACCATGGGAATATGTTCGGCGCGGTTGACTTTTACCGGATGGCGGAAAAGTACGGTATCAAACCCATTATTGGTTGTGAAGTCTATGTGGCTCCCGGGAGCCGTCATGATAGGCGTGGTGGTAAAAATCCGGATATTGCCCATCATCTGGTGCTGCTGGCAAAAAATCAACAGGGGTATAAAAACCTCTGTAAATTGGTAACTCTGGGCTATTTTGAAGGGTTTTACTATCGGCCGCGTATTGATAAGGAATTACTCAGTCTTCATAATGAGGGCTTAATCGCCCTCAGTGCCTGTTTGAATGGGGTAGTGGCGGCATATCTTAATCGTGGTGAACAACAGCTGGCGGAAGAAGAAGTGCAATTCTATCAGCAGCTGTTTGATAATCGGCGGTTTTTTATTGAACTTCAGGATAATGGAATCGCGGATCAGTACAAGGTGAATGAGCAGTTGATTGCCTTGGCCCGCAAATTTGATCTTCCGCTGGTGGCCACAAATGACTGTCATTATCTGATGGCTGAAGATGCCCGGGCCCATGAAGTTTTGTTGTGTATCCAGACCGGTAAGCACATGGATGATCCGAGTCGTATGCAGTATGGCACTGATCAGCTGTATTTTAAATCGCCTGAAGAAATGGCTGCTGGTTTTGTTGATTATCCTGAAGCTATAGCCAACACCATTGAAATTGCCGAACGATGTAATTTCAAGTTTGAATTTGGAACTTATCATCCGCCTAATTATGCGCCGCCAGACGGCCAGAGTTTAAGCGCTCATCTGGAGGATAAAAGTCGAGAGGGTTTTGCTCAGCGTCTGGATAAAATCCAAAGGTTCTATGGTGATAAGTGGAATGATGAACTGTTGGTAAAGTATAAGGAGCGGTTGGAATCTGAGCTGGCAATGATCAATGAAATGGGTTTTGCCGGTTATTTTCTGATTGTTGCTGATTTTGTTAATTATGCCCGCCGGCGCGCTATTCCAGTGGGTCCGGGCCGGGGGTCCGCGGCGGGTTCCCTGGTAGCCTTTTCCTTGAAAATTACGGATATTGATCCGCTGCCATATGGCCTGCTGTTTGAACGTTTCCTTAATCCGGAACGAATTTCCATGCCGGATGTTGATATGGATTTCTGCATTCGTGGCCGTGAAGAAGTCATTCGTTATGTTACCGAAAAATATGGGAGTGACCGGGTAGCCCAGATCATTACCTTTGGCAAAATGCAGGCGAAGGGGGTGATCCGTGATGTGGGACGCGGATTAAATATGCCTTATGCCGAGGTAGACAAAATTGCCAAGCTGGTTCCCACGGTCCTGAATATTTCTCTGGAAGAAGCGTTGAAAAAGGAAAAACGGCTGGGGGCACTCCGGAAAGGCTCCGCGAGAGAACAGCAGCTGCTGAAAATATCGCTGGCTCTTGAAGGGCTTAACCGCCACGCCTCAATCCATGCCGCCGGGGTAGTGGTTGCCAATAATCCACTGGTTGATTACCTGCCGTTGTATTCCGGACAAAACAATGAAATTGTCACCCAGTATGACATGACGAATATTGAAAAACTGGGGTTGATAAAGTTCGACTTTCTGGGATTAAAGACCTTGACGGTTATTGACAATGCCGTGAGGTTGATTAAAGCTGATGGCGCTGATTCTTTCAATATTGATGATATTCCTCTTGATGATCCGAAGACTTATAAGTTGCTGGCGTCAGGGACCACAACCGGGGTGTTTCAGTTGGAAAGCAGCGGTATGCAGTCCCTGATGCGGCGGCTTAATCCAGGAACCTTCGAGGATATTATTGCCTTGGTTGCTCTCTATCGCCCCGGTCCTTTGAATAGTGGGATGATTGATGATTTTATTGATCGTAAACATGGCAGGCAGAAAATTGAATACCTGCTGCCCCAACTGGAACCGATCCTTAAGGATACCTATGGTGTCATCGTCTACCAGGAACAGGTGATGCAGATTTCCCAGTTGCTGGCCGGTTATACCCTTGGAGAAGCAGATATCCTTCGCCGGGCCATGGGAAAGAAAAAAGCTGAAGAAATGGACCAGCAGCGACAAAGATTTATGGATGGGGCAAAAGCCAATAAAATTAATGAGAAGAAAGCCGGGGAGATATTTGACCTGATGGCAAAATTTGCCGAATACGGTTTCAATAAATCCCATTCTGCCGCCTATGCCTATATCGCTTATCAGACTGCTTACCTGAAAGCCCATTATCCGGTTGAATTTATGGCCGCTCTGCTGATGGAGGATATGCAGAATTCTGATAAGGTTATAAAAAATATTAGCGAATGCAAGGAGATGCATATTGAGGTTCTTCCTCCGGATATCAATGAAAGCGGAACCTCTTTTTCGGTGGTGAAAGAAGGAATTCGTTTTGGTTTGGCGGCAATCAAAAATGTCGGCAGTAAAGCGGCTGAAGAAATTTTTCGGGAACGTGGTGATGGTGAAAGTTTCAGCTCCATTTTTGATTTCTGCCAGCGGGTTGATCTGCACAAAGTCAATAAAAGGGTGATCGAAGGCCTGATTAAGGCAGGAGCCTTTGATTCGACTGGAATCAGCCGGGCGAAAATTGCCGCGGTGATGGAAGATGCCATTGAAACCGGCCAGCGGGTTATGCGGGATAAACAGCAGGGTCAACTTTCCCTTTTTGATCTGGGAGGTGAGGATAATGACACTGATGCCGAGCAAATATATAGTTATCCTGATATTGAGGAGTGGGATGATAAATTAAAATTGGCGAACGAACGGGAAGCTCTGGGTTTTTATATTACCGGCCATCCTCTTCAACAGTGTATAGAGGAAATGAAACGTTGCGCCGTCGCCCAAATTGGCCGGCTTTCTGCTTTCCAGGATCAATCCCGGGTTCGTATTGGCGGTCTAGTAGCCGTTGTCAGGGAAAAGCGGACGGCGAAGGGCAAACTTATGGGGTTTATTACCCTGGAAGACCTTACGGGGACTGTTGACGTGACTTTATTTCCTGATGCCTTCCAGCTGGCTTCTCCCTACATTGACAGTCAGGAGCCGCTGATTATCGAAGGGCGGGTTGAAATTGATGATGAGAGAGGAAAGGCGAAGGTTGTGGCCACAGCAGTGATGAGTCTTAAGGAAGCTACTGCAAAAATGGTCAGTCGAGTTGTCTTTGCCTTGAATCATAATCTATTGACCGTCAGTAAATTAAATCTTTTCCAGGGCATTTTATCTCGCTGCCGGGGCGACTGCCCGGGATATGTAACTTTAAGGAAGGATGATTGTGAAATAGTGCTTTCTCTCTCAAACGACTACAGTGTTAAGCCCAGCAGTGAGCTGATGCAGGAAGTTGATGCCTTGTTTGGCTGCAGTGTGGTGGATTTTGAGGCTTGA
- a CDS encoding dynamin family protein, with the protein MPSTPNPARLSSLHARLETMNNIVRSLRITIPEEQPKLEKWLGTIHELLRFSDQFSLPVTVIGPVKSGKSTLLNTLLGQKILPMGAGITTTFVTAIHHGNDLHGEISLISPDQADNLFQNSCHFLFASDLEESEVSLFEPDDRQRIKQLLEDFSQKTTLTRYGSFDRDYQLLKNLLAGYDNLADYSWGTDLKSVPDKNLSFNQEELDQFRQFITSEPVSTFLEQATVFFPFTILPEYVVMQDCQGLDTPSPGQQALAIQQLATSPILIYVISSRMGLRQADYHLLEHLHDLGLASKLLFVLNFDLAEHPSREKMDEILNRCRQELAELGFNQPCYAFSALYHLYDRLRKESPLEKSEENRWLLWQEEPEKLELSATNWESFTARLLELTGKQADESLLQHLNSRIMHIAGRAHYLVTVRKKSLSLNQEEIDSSVHNHEEHKENLKQLEKQLGTTLNSITSQCEREYYQKIESWFNQAQEGGIRPLLHHIIDNYQLPDDLLPAKNRNPLLPLKLLERHFQQVIHPQLQEKLEISIHQFWQILEKEIQSAYSSRCTSLFFLLEKATGSEVDNQERHNLPSPINWDSKLPKFSFANPLAERFSAVSKFSLIGKLLSDKLKQLRKRRSWGDTISNQLQQQARNELKGRLLDYQEKLKFLFLRPYLEEYEHLISDYLADFIHISTLEMSQQQNGLQAQGQQQEELFEILDNQGNELEQLIESLNNFTITATNP; encoded by the coding sequence ATGCCATCAACACCCAACCCGGCGCGGCTTTCCAGTTTGCATGCACGCCTGGAAACAATGAATAATATCGTTCGCAGCCTGCGAATCACCATTCCGGAAGAGCAACCGAAACTGGAAAAATGGCTGGGCACTATCCATGAACTGCTTCGGTTTTCCGATCAGTTCTCCCTGCCGGTCACGGTCATTGGTCCGGTAAAATCCGGAAAAAGCACTTTATTAAACACTTTGCTTGGACAGAAGATTCTTCCCATGGGAGCCGGCATAACCACAACTTTTGTCACGGCAATTCACCATGGCAATGATTTGCATGGTGAAATATCTCTTATTTCGCCGGACCAGGCTGACAACCTTTTCCAAAACAGCTGCCACTTCCTTTTTGCCAGTGATCTGGAAGAAAGCGAGGTTTCCCTTTTCGAACCTGACGACCGTCAACGGATTAAGCAGTTATTAGAAGATTTTTCACAGAAGACTACGTTAACCCGCTATGGCAGTTTTGACAGAGACTACCAACTGCTGAAAAATCTTCTGGCAGGCTATGACAATTTGGCTGATTATTCATGGGGGACAGATTTGAAATCTGTCCCCGACAAGAACCTATCTTTCAACCAGGAAGAGCTGGACCAGTTCAGACAGTTTATTACCAGCGAGCCAGTCTCCACCTTTCTCGAACAAGCAACCGTTTTTTTCCCTTTCACCATCCTGCCAGAATATGTGGTCATGCAGGATTGCCAGGGACTGGACACTCCCAGTCCCGGACAACAGGCACTTGCCATTCAGCAACTGGCAACCAGTCCGATCCTTATTTATGTTATCAGCAGCCGCATGGGTCTGCGTCAGGCGGATTATCACCTGCTCGAACACCTGCACGATTTGGGGCTGGCGTCAAAGCTGCTCTTCGTGCTCAACTTTGATCTGGCAGAACATCCGTCCAGAGAAAAGATGGATGAGATCCTCAACCGCTGTCGTCAAGAACTGGCAGAGCTGGGATTTAACCAGCCATGCTACGCTTTCTCCGCCCTCTACCATCTCTACGACCGGCTGAGAAAGGAAAGCCCTTTAGAAAAAAGTGAGGAAAACCGTTGGCTTCTCTGGCAGGAGGAACCTGAAAAGCTCGAGCTTTCAGCCACAAACTGGGAATCCTTTACCGCCAGGTTACTGGAACTTACAGGCAAGCAGGCAGACGAGTCATTGCTTCAGCATCTGAACAGCCGAATAATGCATATTGCCGGTCGGGCCCATTACCTGGTCACTGTCAGGAAAAAGTCTCTCTCATTGAACCAGGAGGAGATTGACAGCTCGGTACATAATCATGAGGAGCATAAAGAAAACTTAAAGCAGTTAGAAAAACAGCTTGGCACTACACTGAATTCAATCACCAGTCAGTGCGAGCGAGAATATTACCAGAAAATAGAATCATGGTTCAATCAAGCCCAAGAGGGTGGAATCCGGCCGCTTCTCCATCATATTATCGATAACTACCAGCTGCCTGATGATTTATTGCCGGCGAAGAACCGCAACCCGCTGCTACCACTGAAATTACTTGAACGACATTTCCAACAGGTCATTCACCCTCAACTACAGGAAAAACTGGAAATCAGCATCCATCAATTCTGGCAAATCCTCGAAAAGGAGATTCAATCTGCCTACTCCTCCCGTTGTACTTCGTTATTTTTTCTCCTGGAGAAGGCAACTGGAAGCGAAGTGGACAACCAGGAACGGCATAATCTTCCATCACCCATAAACTGGGACAGCAAACTGCCGAAATTCAGTTTTGCCAATCCATTGGCAGAACGATTTTCCGCCGTCTCAAAATTTTCACTGATCGGCAAATTATTATCCGACAAGTTGAAACAACTGCGTAAAAGGCGCTCATGGGGAGATACAATCAGCAACCAACTTCAGCAGCAAGCTCGAAATGAACTTAAAGGCCGACTCCTGGATTACCAGGAAAAATTGAAATTCCTTTTTCTGCGACCCTACCTGGAGGAATATGAACACCTGATCAGTGATTATCTGGCTGACTTTATCCACATCAGCACCTTGGAGATGTCCCAACAACAGAATGGTCTGCAGGCTCAAGGACAACAACAGGAAGAATTATTTGAAATCCTGGACAATCAAGGAAATGAGCTTGAACAACTTATAGAAAGCCTGAACAATTTCACCATAACGGCGACAAATCCGTGA
- a CDS encoding amidohydrolase family protein, with the protein MSSRYLITAPWVMPYPGKLIANGAVCIEDNRIIQVSRQSEIPTENDYDTIRIFQDNCLLMPGLVNAHCHLELTEFADLCPVPGTVDFIDWIISVIAVKKVTPMETFRTGLATGQQLLLESGTTCVGDLRSPEIFLSPETAPGILRAVKFLEIIGQDPRKQLQLLELLAAEASIVPEKNPLVQSGIAPHSPYTVSLPLLKQLIIEAEKQKLPVTIHLGESVAETRFFRDGQGPIAEKLYPHIDWQIFTPPAYGKDSIDVLLEKQIIHKISAVHLGTARKDQLKQFAQLSIKPIICLRSNQTLGNPLPDLPTMLDYDLSPALGTDSLTSVNSLSLWDEMRFITRTFPSIPAISILTMATINGAAALGLENSTGRLEAGYEADLIAVQIKSPQRFPDLEELIKNTENRDIRLVMVGGEIVRL; encoded by the coding sequence GTGAGCAGCAGATATCTGATTACTGCCCCCTGGGTCATGCCTTATCCGGGGAAACTGATTGCCAACGGGGCCGTTTGCATCGAGGATAACCGGATTATCCAAGTATCTCGGCAAAGTGAAATCCCCACTGAAAATGACTACGATACCATCCGCATTTTCCAGGATAATTGTCTGCTTATGCCCGGATTGGTCAATGCCCATTGCCATCTAGAACTGACCGAGTTTGCCGACCTGTGCCCGGTTCCAGGAACCGTGGACTTCATAGACTGGATAATATCAGTTATTGCCGTGAAGAAGGTGACTCCAATGGAAACCTTCAGAACCGGATTAGCAACCGGCCAGCAACTTTTACTGGAAAGTGGCACAACCTGTGTTGGCGATCTTCGCAGCCCGGAAATATTTCTATCTCCAGAAACAGCACCGGGTATCTTGCGAGCCGTTAAATTTCTTGAAATCATCGGCCAGGACCCCCGGAAACAACTTCAACTACTGGAACTGCTGGCAGCCGAAGCATCCATTGTACCAGAGAAAAACCCGCTGGTTCAGTCCGGCATTGCCCCCCATAGCCCCTATACGGTATCATTGCCATTATTGAAACAACTGATCATCGAAGCGGAAAAGCAAAAACTGCCAGTCACCATCCATCTGGGCGAATCTGTAGCAGAAACCCGGTTTTTCCGTGATGGGCAAGGCCCCATAGCTGAAAAACTCTACCCACATATAGACTGGCAGATCTTTACACCTCCAGCTTATGGTAAAGATTCCATTGATGTCCTGCTGGAAAAACAGATCATTCATAAAATCAGTGCCGTCCATCTGGGCACCGCCCGCAAAGACCAACTCAAACAGTTTGCCCAGCTGTCTATCAAACCGATAATCTGTCTGCGCAGCAACCAGACACTGGGAAACCCCTTGCCTGACCTGCCGACCATGCTTGATTATGACCTGTCTCCGGCGCTGGGAACTGACAGCCTTACCAGTGTCAACAGTCTCAGCCTCTGGGATGAGATGCGATTTATAACCAGGACCTTTCCCAGTATTCCGGCAATCAGCATTTTAACAATGGCAACAATTAATGGGGCCGCAGCATTAGGCCTTGAGAACAGTACCGGGAGGCTTGAAGCAGGATATGAAGCCGATCTGATTGCGGTGCAAATAAAGTCACCCCAGCGTTTTCCTGATCTGGAGGAGCTGATAAAAAATACCGAAAACCGGGATATCAGGCTGGTAATGGTGGGGGGGGAAATAGTCAGGCTTTAA
- a CDS encoding TIGR00282 family metallophosphoesterase, which translates to MRIAMIGDIIGRPGRKILQEKLPWLIDEHHLDAVIANGENAAGGFGITPEIAEDIFQCGVDVITSGNHIWDQKKIEPYIEDQPRLLRPANYPAGNKGRGDVIISSKNVPEIKIGVISLSGRIFMGPLDCPFQTVVPLIEKMQAETRVIIIDFHAEATSEKMAMAWYLDGRVSALAGTHTHVQTADERLLPGGTAYITDLGMTGPMDSVIGMKGDRVISKFLTAMPNRFEVASENIQLHGVLIEVDEEQGLAQRIARIKLKF; encoded by the coding sequence ATTCGCATTGCCATGATTGGTGATATTATCGGTCGTCCCGGGAGAAAGATTCTGCAGGAAAAGCTTCCGTGGCTTATTGATGAGCACCATTTGGATGCGGTTATCGCCAATGGCGAAAATGCGGCCGGTGGTTTTGGTATCACTCCTGAAATTGCGGAAGATATTTTTCAATGTGGTGTTGATGTCATTACTTCGGGTAATCACATCTGGGACCAGAAGAAAATTGAGCCATATATTGAGGACCAGCCACGACTCTTAAGGCCGGCAAATTATCCGGCTGGGAATAAAGGTCGGGGGGATGTAATTATTTCCTCAAAAAATGTGCCGGAAATTAAAATTGGGGTAATCAGTCTATCCGGCAGGATTTTCATGGGCCCGTTGGATTGTCCTTTCCAGACTGTTGTCCCCTTGATTGAAAAGATGCAGGCTGAAACCAGAGTGATCATCATCGATTTTCATGCTGAGGCGACATCGGAAAAGATGGCCATGGCCTGGTACCTTGATGGGCGTGTCAGCGCCCTGGCAGGCACCCATACCCATGTGCAAACAGCTGATGAGCGCTTGCTCCCCGGTGGAACTGCCTATATTACTGATTTGGGAATGACGGGGCCGATGGATTCGGTTATCGGGATGAAGGGAGATCGGGTAATCAGTAAATTTTTAACTGCCATGCCCAATCGTTTTGAGGTGGCCAGTGAAAACATCCAGCTTCATGGGGTGTTGATAGAGGTGGATGAAGAGCAGGGTCTAGCCCAGCGGATTGCGAGGATCAAACTCAAGTTCTGA